TGAGCGAGTTGTGTTCGGAGCCAATTCATCGCAGGCTCCCGCCAGGCGACAATCCACGAAGAGGAACAGCCCATGAAATTCGCACTATCGGATCTATCTGTATCGAGTTCGGCTTTTGAGGAATCCGGGGCCATTCCCGCGAAGTACACGGGCGAGGCAGAAGACGTCTCCCCGTCACTCGAGTGGAGCGCCATTCCCGACGGCACGCGTTCGTGGGCGGTAATCTGCCACGATCCCGACGCACCCGTCGTCTCGTCCGGGGGATATGGATTCGTCCACTGGGTGCTCTACAACATCCCGGGATCGGCCACGGGCCTGCCCGAAGGGGTGTCCGACCACGCGACCGGACCGACGGACTTCGGCAAGCCAGGTTATGGTGGCCCGATGCCGCCGAACGGCCACGGGACACACCGCTACTTCTTCTGGGTACTCGCTCTGGGACGCGAGCCGGATCTCGAAGCAGGTCTCACGATGCACCAACTACTCGAATCGATCGAGTCAGATGTGATCGGAATGAATCGCCTGATGGGGACGTACGAACGCGCCTAGGCCGCGAACCTGGCGTGTCGCTGTTGCTGCGGGCCTTGTCGGGGTTTTCCCGATTCGCAGGGTGGTCCCCGAACATCAACTGGCAACCCACAAGACCTCAGGGGTCAATGGGAGTGCGGAAAAAGCGGGACCT
This is a stretch of genomic DNA from bacterium. It encodes these proteins:
- a CDS encoding YbhB/YbcL family Raf kinase inhibitor-like protein, which encodes MKFALSDLSVSSSAFEESGAIPAKYTGEAEDVSPSLEWSAIPDGTRSWAVICHDPDAPVVSSGGYGFVHWVLYNIPGSATGLPEGVSDHATGPTDFGKPGYGGPMPPNGHGTHRYFFWVLALGREPDLEAGLTMHQLLESIESDVIGMNRLMGTYERA